A genomic window from Dechloromonas sp. A34 includes:
- a CDS encoding multifunctional CCA addition/repair protein, translating to MNIYVVGGAVRDQLLGRPHADRDYVVVGATPEAMLARGFRPVGKDFPVFLHPQSHEEYALARTERKSGHGYHGFTFHAAPDVTLEDDLARRDLTINAMARAEDGRLIDPYRGQDDLLSKTLRHVGPSFAEDPVRILRLARFAARFTDFTVAPETLDLMRGMVASGEVNHLVAERVWQELAKGLMEDQPSRMFEVLRACGALAQLLPEVDALFGVPQRADYHPEVDTGIHTMMVIDQSARHALPLAGRFAALTHDLGKALTPADILPRHIGHEGRSVELVEVVAARLRVPNDCRDLALLMAQYHGNIHRATDLKASTVVGLLEKTDALRRPDRFRLLLATCRCDYTGRLGWENRPYESPQHLETALAAVNAVAAGEIAAACANKASIPEHIHAARVNAVKLALNEAGNQPE from the coding sequence ATGAACATTTACGTCGTCGGCGGTGCCGTCCGCGATCAACTGCTCGGCCGGCCCCATGCCGACCGCGACTATGTCGTGGTCGGCGCCACCCCCGAAGCCATGCTGGCCAGGGGCTTTCGTCCGGTCGGCAAGGACTTCCCGGTTTTTCTGCACCCGCAGAGCCATGAGGAATACGCTCTGGCCCGCACCGAGCGCAAGAGCGGCCATGGCTATCACGGCTTCACCTTCCATGCCGCGCCCGATGTCACGCTGGAAGACGACCTCGCCCGCCGCGACCTGACCATCAACGCCATGGCGCGCGCCGAAGATGGCCGCCTGATCGACCCTTACCGCGGCCAGGACGATCTGCTCAGCAAGACCCTGCGCCATGTTGGCCCGTCCTTCGCCGAAGACCCGGTGCGCATCCTGCGCCTGGCCCGCTTCGCGGCTCGCTTTACCGATTTCACGGTGGCGCCGGAAACCCTGGACCTGATGCGCGGCATGGTTGCCTCCGGCGAGGTGAACCACCTGGTGGCGGAACGGGTCTGGCAGGAACTCGCTAAGGGCTTGATGGAAGACCAGCCATCGCGCATGTTCGAGGTGCTGCGCGCCTGCGGGGCGCTGGCTCAGCTGCTGCCTGAGGTCGACGCACTGTTCGGGGTGCCGCAACGGGCCGACTACCACCCGGAAGTCGACACCGGCATTCACACGATGATGGTCATCGACCAGTCGGCCCGCCACGCGCTGCCGCTAGCGGGGCGCTTTGCGGCGCTGACCCACGACCTCGGCAAGGCCCTGACGCCGGCCGACATCCTGCCCCGCCACATCGGCCACGAAGGACGCAGCGTCGAACTGGTCGAGGTCGTCGCGGCCCGCCTCCGGGTGCCCAACGACTGCCGCGACCTGGCGCTGCTGATGGCGCAGTACCACGGCAACATCCATCGCGCCACCGATCTGAAGGCAAGCACCGTGGTCGGCCTGCTCGAAAAGACCGACGCACTACGCCGACCGGATCGCTTCCGGCTGCTGCTCGCCACCTGCCGCTGCGATTACACCGGGCGCCTGGGTTGGGAAAACCGTCCCTACGAAAGCCCGCAGCACCTGGAGACGGCGCTGGCGGCGGTCAATGCCGTGGCCGCGGGCGAAATCGCTGCCGCCTGTGCCAACAAGGCGAGCATTCCGGAGCACATTCACGCGGCCCGGGTCAACGCCGTCAAGCTCGCGTTAAATGAGGCGGGAAACCAGCCAGAGTAG
- a CDS encoding complex I NDUFA9 subunit family protein, translating to MDIKKVLLLGGSGFVGTYIVNRLSQRGIEVTVPTRRRERTKALIMQPGVEMPEANIHDEQTLTELMRGHDAVINLVGILHSRDVKFPYSQDFAEAHVELPKKIVAACKAAGVRRLVHMSALKADPKAPSEYLASKGEGEAIVLAAKGELDVTVFRPSVIFGLGDSFLSMFAKVLKKLPFFPLGFGHARFQPVWAADVADVFVDSLGDVTTFGQAYDLAGPKVYTLRELVDYTAQLTGSGSRIIALSEGWAYLQAGLMWLAPQPMMSPDNLRSMQVDSVCEGGCNPPANWRPTALEAIAPSYVALNTPKGKLDGFRYRAGR from the coding sequence ATGGACATCAAAAAGGTCTTGCTGCTGGGGGGTAGCGGTTTTGTCGGTACCTATATCGTCAACCGTCTGTCGCAACGCGGCATCGAAGTCACCGTTCCGACCCGTCGCCGCGAACGAACCAAGGCGCTGATCATGCAACCCGGCGTCGAGATGCCGGAAGCCAACATTCACGACGAGCAAACGCTGACCGAATTGATGCGTGGTCACGACGCCGTGATCAACCTGGTCGGCATCCTGCACAGCCGCGATGTCAAGTTCCCGTACAGCCAGGACTTCGCCGAAGCTCACGTCGAGCTGCCGAAGAAAATCGTTGCCGCCTGCAAGGCCGCCGGCGTCCGCCGCCTGGTGCATATGAGCGCCCTCAAGGCCGACCCCAAGGCGCCGTCCGAATACCTGGCTTCCAAGGGTGAAGGCGAGGCCATCGTCCTCGCTGCCAAGGGTGAACTCGATGTCACCGTTTTCCGCCCCTCGGTCATTTTCGGCCTCGGAGATTCCTTCCTGTCGATGTTCGCCAAAGTCCTGAAGAAGCTGCCCTTCTTCCCGCTCGGTTTCGGTCATGCCCGCTTCCAGCCGGTGTGGGCGGCCGATGTCGCCGACGTTTTCGTCGACAGCCTGGGCGATGTCACTACCTTTGGCCAAGCCTACGATCTCGCCGGCCCCAAGGTCTATACGCTGCGCGAACTGGTCGACTACACCGCCCAACTGACCGGTAGCGGTTCCCGCATTATTGCCCTGTCCGAAGGCTGGGCTTACCTGCAAGCCGGCCTGATGTGGCTGGCCCCGCAACCGATGATGTCGCCGGACAACCTGCGTTCGATGCAGGTCGATAGCGTCTGCGAAGGCGGCTGCAATCCGCCCGCCAACTGGCGGCCGACGGCACTCGAAGCCATCGCGCCGAGCTATGTCGCGCTCAACACGCCGAAGGGCAAGCTCGACGGCTTCCGCTACCGCGCTGGAAGGTAA
- a CDS encoding alpha/beta hydrolase, producing the protein MIKTQTIEGLEVHSCLPTKKSNRPPVLFIHGAFAGGWMWTETIMPFLAKAGHPCYALSLRGHGGSQGREQIEWHSVSDYVDDVKTVINWLGVAPVLVGHSMGGFIAQKYLERHDTPGIALVCSVPPQGLIASQFHLMFQKPHLFSEINRIMAGDHTDTSTLREALFAGEVDEAMLGIWVKRMQAESQRALWDMSMFNLPNLHAMHRPPMLILGAEHDVLVPAFLVQTTAQTYGLPAHIFRGMGHAVTHEKEWPLVAATLRDWLDELRP; encoded by the coding sequence ATGATAAAAACTCAAACCATCGAAGGCCTCGAAGTCCATTCCTGCCTGCCGACCAAGAAAAGCAACCGCCCCCCCGTCCTATTCATCCACGGCGCCTTTGCCGGCGGCTGGATGTGGACCGAAACCATCATGCCTTTCCTGGCCAAGGCCGGCCATCCCTGCTACGCGCTCTCGCTGCGCGGACACGGCGGCAGCCAGGGCCGGGAGCAGATCGAATGGCACTCAGTCAGCGATTACGTCGATGACGTCAAAACGGTCATCAACTGGCTGGGCGTGGCGCCCGTGCTTGTCGGTCACTCGATGGGCGGTTTCATCGCCCAGAAATACCTCGAACGCCACGACACGCCCGGCATCGCGCTCGTCTGCTCGGTGCCGCCGCAGGGCCTGATCGCGTCGCAATTTCACCTGATGTTCCAGAAACCGCATCTGTTTTCGGAAATCAATCGCATCATGGCCGGCGACCACACCGATACCAGCACGCTACGCGAGGCGCTGTTCGCTGGCGAAGTCGACGAAGCCATGCTCGGCATCTGGGTAAAGCGCATGCAGGCCGAGTCCCAGCGCGCGCTGTGGGACATGTCGATGTTCAACCTGCCCAACCTGCACGCCATGCACCGTCCACCGATGTTGATCCTGGGGGCCGAACATGACGTACTGGTGCCCGCTTTCCTGGTCCAGACCACAGCCCAGACTTATGGTCTGCCGGCCCATATTTTCCGGGGCATGGGCCATGCCGTAACCCACGAAAAAGAATGGCCGCTGGTCGCGGCCACCTTGCGCGACTGGCTGGACGAACTCAGGCCTTGA
- a CDS encoding 5-formyltetrahydrofolate cyclo-ligase: MNQSNEDNTAWRRALRREMVARRATLDESAHAELSARIVMHLQAVLAVPKVVAFCWPIKHEPDVRAIVAGWRESGAQAALPVVVAADAPLAFRTWHAETPLELDRYGIPTPTTGDFVHPDLILLPLNGFDAAGYRLGYGGGYFDRTLAVLSPRPLAVGVGFEINRLASIRPESHDQRLDWIVTEAGALRPVNA, from the coding sequence ATGAATCAATCGAACGAGGATAACACGGCCTGGCGGCGCGCGTTGCGGCGTGAAATGGTGGCCCGGCGGGCGACCTTGGACGAGTCGGCGCATGCCGAGTTGTCGGCCCGCATCGTGATGCACCTGCAGGCTGTGCTGGCGGTGCCCAAAGTCGTTGCCTTTTGCTGGCCGATCAAGCACGAGCCGGATGTCCGGGCCATCGTCGCCGGTTGGCGGGAAAGCGGCGCCCAGGCCGCGCTACCGGTCGTAGTCGCCGCGGACGCACCGCTCGCCTTTCGCACCTGGCACGCCGAAACGCCGCTCGAACTCGACCGCTACGGCATTCCGACGCCGACCACCGGCGACTTCGTGCACCCCGACCTGATCCTGTTGCCGCTCAATGGCTTCGATGCGGCTGGCTATCGTCTGGGCTACGGCGGTGGCTACTTCGACCGCACGCTAGCAGTGCTCTCCCCTCGCCCGCTGGCGGTTGGTGTCGGTTTCGAGATCAATCGGCTGGCCAGCATTCGCCCGGAAAGCCACGATCAGCGACTGGACTGGATCGTCACCGAGGCTGGCGCGCTCAGGCCTGTGAACGCCTGA
- a CDS encoding DUF1631 family protein, protein MPAQTDSFEILRDCRALFLKQLGTLLQDSGVLASAAIQAVQHGAGTYFDEMAASQRRGSFKEEASGLTSSRITLVGEEDLELNIRLDQLSTRFFEATAGSLWKLNLRLTTLLRRPDLSRSNNPIDPKGICRGLDEMFASAGAVSHDKKLDLLGRLESSLLQNLPALYNTLNDFLEQAGIEAAQAAIVSTPETARKPAAESPTVPDNLLLTLQKTLRERLPIPSPAVVDRTASGTLLSQAALERLLFRLNELDRPGNLASSFDPVASHSLETLIPGLFSEPAPSQPSLPSQPKSLSSLELGIPANAPEGLAVDTLASLFAAIFDDPELPDALKAVISRLQITILKTVIRDAGFFSDASHPARQLLDRIGVAMLGLHPDTTLKHPLCTRLLTLAAELQGRFKGDVAVFTEACTQIDALIAERHAGITDAAEPYIPLLHQLDRRDQALAEARRVIAKAIPPGTPVPIREFFNNSWSKVLQVVWMEHGPDSNQWATNSNVMANLLWTFEPKPSAEKRNELNKRLPEILSLLKAGMDRLGMAESAQAAFFDICFTLQTEALRSTPPQTENPESPLLEPGTWSPKAGNLVIGEILSGKLVLRTLEFAGNPPAPARKLPCSRGDWLRFELDHGKACVALVCHVSPTSQRTLLSNPDSGLAMAIHPAVLDRQLREGKAEILSSRSLFDTAAERVLRRTAGN, encoded by the coding sequence ATGCCTGCGCAAACCGATTCCTTCGAAATCCTGCGCGATTGTCGCGCCCTGTTCCTGAAGCAACTGGGCACGCTGCTCCAGGACAGCGGCGTCCTCGCCAGCGCTGCTATCCAGGCCGTCCAGCACGGTGCCGGCACCTACTTCGACGAAATGGCGGCCAGCCAGCGACGCGGCAGTTTCAAGGAAGAGGCCAGTGGCCTGACCTCGTCGCGGATCACGCTGGTCGGCGAAGAAGATCTGGAACTCAACATCCGGCTCGATCAACTGAGCACCCGATTTTTCGAGGCGACCGCCGGTAGCCTGTGGAAGCTCAACCTGCGCCTGACCACACTGCTCAGGCGCCCGGACCTCTCGCGGAGCAACAACCCGATTGACCCGAAGGGCATCTGCCGGGGCCTCGACGAGATGTTTGCCTCGGCTGGAGCCGTCTCGCACGACAAGAAACTGGACCTCCTCGGCCGCCTGGAAAGCAGTCTGCTGCAAAACCTGCCGGCGCTCTACAACACTCTCAACGACTTTCTCGAACAGGCCGGTATCGAAGCAGCGCAGGCGGCCATCGTTTCCACACCCGAGACCGCACGAAAACCGGCTGCGGAATCGCCGACCGTTCCCGACAATCTGCTGCTGACTCTACAAAAAACGCTGCGCGAGCGGCTGCCGATTCCAAGCCCGGCCGTCGTCGACCGCACTGCCAGCGGTACGTTGCTCAGCCAGGCCGCGCTGGAACGCCTGCTTTTCCGTTTGAACGAACTCGACCGTCCGGGCAATCTTGCATCGAGCTTTGATCCGGTCGCCTCGCATAGCCTTGAAACGCTGATTCCAGGGCTTTTTTCCGAGCCGGCGCCGAGCCAGCCAAGCCTCCCGAGCCAGCCAAAATCCCTGAGCTCTCTGGAGCTGGGTATTCCAGCCAACGCCCCGGAAGGTCTCGCTGTCGATACGCTGGCCAGCCTGTTTGCCGCCATCTTCGACGACCCTGAACTTCCGGATGCACTGAAAGCCGTGATTTCCCGCCTGCAAATCACGATCCTCAAGACCGTCATCCGCGATGCCGGGTTCTTTAGCGACGCCTCCCATCCGGCCCGCCAGTTGCTCGACAGGATCGGTGTCGCCATGCTCGGCCTGCATCCCGATACCACGCTCAAACATCCGCTTTGCACCCGGCTTTTGACGCTTGCCGCTGAACTGCAGGGCAGATTCAAAGGCGATGTCGCCGTCTTCACGGAAGCCTGCACCCAGATCGATGCCTTGATCGCCGAGCGCCATGCCGGCATCACCGACGCGGCCGAACCCTATATCCCCTTGCTGCATCAACTGGACCGCCGCGATCAGGCGCTCGCCGAAGCCCGGCGGGTCATCGCCAAGGCCATACCGCCCGGAACCCCGGTTCCGATTCGCGAATTCTTCAACAACTCGTGGAGCAAGGTGCTGCAGGTGGTCTGGATGGAACATGGTCCCGACAGCAACCAATGGGCAACCAACAGCAATGTCATGGCCAATCTGTTGTGGACTTTCGAACCCAAGCCGAGCGCCGAGAAGCGTAACGAACTGAACAAGCGACTACCGGAAATCCTCTCCCTGCTCAAGGCCGGAATGGATCGCCTGGGAATGGCCGAATCAGCCCAGGCAGCATTTTTTGATATCTGTTTCACCCTGCAAACGGAAGCCCTGCGCTCGACACCGCCCCAGACCGAGAATCCGGAATCGCCCCTGCTTGAACCCGGCACTTGGTCGCCAAAGGCCGGCAACCTGGTTATCGGGGAGATTTTGTCGGGTAAGTTGGTGCTGCGAACACTCGAGTTCGCCGGCAACCCGCCGGCGCCCGCTCGCAAATTGCCTTGTTCGCGTGGCGACTGGCTGAGATTCGAGCTCGATCACGGCAAAGCGTGCGTTGCCTTGGTATGCCATGTCAGCCCGACCAGCCAGCGCACCCTGCTCAGTAACCCCGACTCAGGGCTGGCCATGGCCATCCATCCGGCTGTTCTCGACCGCCAACTCCGCGAGGGCAAGGCAGAAATCCTCAGCTCGCGCTCGCTGTTCGATACCGCGGCCGAGCGGGTGCTGCGGCGGACTGCCGGGAACTGA
- a CDS encoding class I SAM-dependent methyltransferase, whose translation MNNLPLPDPDALAHSQHLQQAIVEEIVAGGGWISFARFMEQVLYAPALGYYAAGARKFGAAGDFVTSPEMTGLFGQALARQVSQVMAASVPVVLEVGAGSGRLAADLLLELERLQALPERYFILDLSADLRQRQRDTIARAVPHLLPRVEWLDLLPESFSGVVVANELLDAMPAHIVAWRENGIFERGVGLDGGGSFTWIEQPAGGALLAAAEEIGEQCSLPPGFESEISLANRAWAAEWGHHLGRGALLLIDYGFPRREFYHQQRGRGTLMCHYRHHAHPDPFYLPGLQDVTVHVDFTGIIAAAHGAGLELLGYTSQGQFLLNCGILDSLAAIPNASPDYIRAAGAVNKLLMPHEMGELFKVIAIGRGIDDSLCGFAQGDQSRRL comes from the coding sequence ATGAACAATCTGCCGCTACCCGATCCCGATGCACTGGCTCATAGCCAGCATTTGCAACAGGCCATCGTCGAGGAAATCGTCGCCGGTGGCGGCTGGATTTCCTTCGCGCGCTTCATGGAACAAGTCCTCTACGCGCCGGCGCTTGGCTACTACGCAGCCGGAGCACGGAAGTTCGGAGCGGCCGGCGACTTCGTGACTTCGCCAGAAATGACCGGGCTGTTCGGGCAAGCCCTGGCTCGCCAGGTCAGCCAGGTGATGGCGGCTTCCGTGCCGGTCGTGCTCGAAGTCGGTGCCGGGTCCGGACGGTTGGCCGCCGACCTGCTGCTCGAATTGGAGCGGCTGCAGGCCCTGCCCGAGCGCTATTTCATCCTCGATCTGTCGGCCGATCTGCGGCAACGGCAGCGCGACACCATCGCCCGGGCCGTACCGCATCTGCTACCCCGGGTCGAGTGGCTGGATCTCCTGCCGGAGTCGTTTTCCGGTGTGGTGGTGGCCAACGAACTCCTCGACGCGATGCCGGCCCACATTGTTGCCTGGCGGGAAAACGGCATTTTCGAGCGCGGCGTCGGTCTCGACGGTGGCGGCTCTTTCACCTGGATCGAACAGCCCGCCGGCGGTGCCCTGCTGGCTGCCGCCGAAGAAATCGGCGAGCAGTGCAGCCTGCCGCCAGGTTTTGAAAGCGAGATCAGTCTGGCCAACCGGGCCTGGGCCGCGGAGTGGGGGCATCACCTGGGGCGCGGCGCGCTGCTGCTGATCGATTATGGGTTCCCCCGGCGCGAGTTCTATCACCAGCAACGCGGGCGCGGCACGCTGATGTGCCATTACCGCCACCATGCGCATCCCGACCCCTTCTATTTGCCAGGGCTGCAGGACGTGACGGTTCATGTCGATTTCACCGGCATCATTGCGGCGGCCCACGGTGCCGGTCTGGAGTTGCTGGGCTATACCAGCCAGGGGCAGTTCCTGCTCAACTGCGGCATTCTCGACAGTCTGGCGGCAATTCCGAATGCCTCGCCCGACTACATCCGGGCGGCCGGGGCCGTGAACAAGCTGCTGATGCCACACGAGATGGGCGAACTGTTCAAGGTCATCGCCATCGGCCGCGGCATCGACGACAGTCTCTGCGGCTTTGCCCAAGGCGACCAGAGCCGCCGCTTATGA
- a CDS encoding lytic transglycosylase domain-containing protein, producing the protein MKFRLVVLGLTLAFPLYAQDSRDAAFLAARDAFRVGDRNKLERASAQLGNHELAPYVENYRLRMAFDQGDSTAIRDFLERNEKSYVAEKLRADWIRWLGKRATWNEIDREYPKLIAPEPDVTCYSQLARLARDDRRVLDEAEKLWLTQLEPPEACRAVFDAAVAAQRLSADDVWLRTRRQVEANRPAQAKLTLAYLPDSQMPDLRTFDSAINSGMGYLARQPANWYGSRPGRELAAIAIQRIAINDPRIAAEQLEKLQSRLQESEGRWAWGQIGLQAAKKHMPEAVDWFARADKSALSDDAYQWKVRAALRAQDWGVVRDTIQAMPPPLAALPEWIYWLGRALKAGGRTTEADALFAKIAGQANFYGNLADEELDHTVMPPPRAVAPSAEEQKAARDNPGIRRALTLFRLDMRTEGVREWNWSVRGMDDRNLLATADLARRNEIWDRAINTADRTKNEHDYTLRFLAPYGDQVRSAALNQSLDDAWVYGLMRQESRFITNAKSTVGASGLMQLMPATAKWVAKKIGLRDFNHGRVNDTETNVLLGTSYMRLVMENLDNHPVLASAAYNAGPGRAKKWRADRPLEGAIYAETIPFSETRDYVKKVMSNAVYYSALFNGKPTSLKARLGTVGARTSDAMKDADLP; encoded by the coding sequence ATGAAGTTTCGCCTGGTCGTTCTCGGTCTCACCCTAGCTTTTCCCCTCTACGCGCAGGACAGTCGCGACGCCGCCTTCCTGGCCGCCCGTGACGCATTCCGGGTCGGCGACCGCAACAAGCTGGAACGCGCCAGCGCCCAGCTCGGCAACCACGAACTCGCTCCCTACGTTGAAAACTACCGCCTGCGCATGGCCTTCGATCAGGGCGATTCAACCGCCATCCGCGACTTCCTGGAACGCAACGAAAAAAGCTATGTCGCCGAAAAGCTGCGTGCCGACTGGATCCGTTGGTTGGGCAAGCGTGCTACCTGGAACGAAATCGACCGCGAATACCCGAAGCTGATCGCCCCCGAACCGGATGTCACCTGTTACAGCCAGCTAGCCCGTCTCGCCCGCGACGATCGCCGCGTGCTCGACGAAGCCGAGAAACTCTGGCTGACCCAGCTCGAGCCGCCTGAGGCCTGCCGCGCGGTGTTCGACGCTGCAGTCGCCGCCCAGCGCCTGTCGGCCGACGATGTGTGGCTGCGCACCCGCCGCCAGGTCGAGGCCAACCGTCCTGCCCAGGCCAAGCTCACACTGGCCTATCTGCCGGATAGTCAGATGCCCGACTTGCGCACCTTCGACAGCGCCATCAACAGCGGCATGGGCTATCTCGCCCGCCAGCCTGCCAACTGGTATGGCAGTCGGCCCGGCCGCGAACTGGCGGCGATCGCCATCCAGCGCATCGCCATCAACGATCCGCGTATCGCTGCCGAGCAACTGGAAAAACTCCAGAGCCGGCTGCAAGAATCCGAGGGGCGCTGGGCCTGGGGCCAGATCGGCCTGCAAGCGGCAAAGAAGCACATGCCGGAAGCCGTGGACTGGTTTGCCCGGGCCGACAAGAGTGCGCTCTCCGACGATGCCTACCAGTGGAAAGTGCGCGCCGCGCTGCGCGCCCAGGATTGGGGTGTGGTGCGCGACACCATCCAGGCCATGCCGCCGCCACTGGCCGCGCTACCGGAATGGATCTACTGGCTCGGACGCGCCCTGAAAGCCGGCGGCCGCACCACCGAGGCCGATGCCCTGTTCGCCAAGATCGCCGGTCAGGCCAATTTTTACGGTAATCTGGCCGACGAGGAACTCGACCACACCGTAATGCCCCCGCCACGGGCCGTGGCCCCCAGCGCCGAGGAACAGAAGGCGGCCCGCGACAATCCAGGCATCCGCCGAGCCCTGACGCTCTTCCGGCTCGACATGCGGACGGAAGGGGTCAGGGAATGGAACTGGTCGGTGCGCGGCATGGATGACCGCAATCTGCTGGCGACCGCCGACCTCGCCCGGCGCAACGAGATCTGGGACCGCGCCATCAACACCGCCGACCGGACCAAGAACGAACACGATTACACGCTGCGTTTCCTTGCGCCCTACGGTGACCAGGTACGTTCGGCGGCCCTCAACCAGTCGCTAGACGATGCCTGGGTCTATGGCCTGATGCGCCAGGAAAGCCGCTTCATCACCAATGCCAAATCGACGGTCGGCGCCTCCGGCTTGATGCAGTTGATGCCCGCCACCGCCAAGTGGGTGGCCAAGAAGATCGGCCTGCGCGACTTCAACCACGGCCGGGTCAACGACACCGAGACCAACGTCCTGCTCGGCACCAGCTACATGCGGCTGGTCATGGAAAACCTCGACAACCACCCGGTACTCGCTTCGGCGGCTTACAACGCCGGTCCCGGCCGGGCCAAGAAATGGCGGGCCGACAGGCCCCTGGAAGGCGCGATCTATGCCGAAACCATTCCTTTCAGCGAAACCCGCGACTATGTCAAGAAGGTGATGAGCAACGCGGTTTACTATTCCGCCTTGTTCAACGGCAAGCCTACCTCGCTGAAAGCCCGCCTCGGTACGGTCGGCGCCCGGACCAGCGATGCCATGAAAGACGCCGACCTGCCCTGA
- the cysK gene encoding cysteine synthase A, with translation MKIANNVTELVGNTPLVKLNRVTEGAGATVVAKLEFFNPGHSVKDRIAVAMLDAAIAAGKIGPETVILEPTSGNTGIGLAMVCAARGIKCAFVMPETMSRERKLLLKAYGAELILTPGPDGMGGAIKKAEELAAADARYFIPQQFENPANPEVHRSTTAEEIWRDTDGQVDIFVSGIGTGGTVTGVGEVLKARKPGVKIVAVEPDASPVLSGGAKGPHPIQGIGAGFVPGVLNTAVYDEVIRVKNDDAFAVARRMATEEGLLVGISSGAATWAALELAKRPENAGKLIVVIIPSFGERYLSTALYQHLEV, from the coding sequence ATGAAAATCGCCAACAACGTCACCGAACTGGTCGGCAACACGCCGCTGGTCAAGCTCAACCGCGTCACCGAAGGCGCCGGCGCCACCGTCGTCGCCAAGCTGGAGTTCTTCAACCCCGGGCACAGCGTCAAGGACCGCATCGCCGTCGCCATGCTCGACGCCGCCATCGCCGCCGGCAAGATCGGCCCGGAAACGGTGATTCTAGAGCCGACGTCCGGCAATACGGGGATTGGCCTGGCCATGGTCTGTGCCGCGCGCGGCATCAAGTGCGCCTTCGTGATGCCGGAAACGATGAGCCGCGAACGCAAGCTGCTGTTGAAAGCCTATGGCGCCGAACTGATCCTGACCCCGGGGCCGGACGGCATGGGCGGCGCGATCAAGAAGGCCGAGGAACTGGCCGCCGCCGACGCCCGCTATTTCATCCCGCAGCAATTCGAAAACCCGGCCAATCCGGAAGTACATCGCAGTACCACGGCCGAGGAAATCTGGCGCGACACCGACGGTCAGGTCGATATCTTCGTCTCCGGGATCGGCACCGGCGGCACGGTGACCGGCGTCGGCGAAGTGCTGAAAGCCCGCAAGCCGGGCGTCAAGATCGTCGCCGTCGAACCCGATGCTTCGCCGGTACTGTCCGGCGGCGCCAAGGGGCCGCACCCGATCCAGGGCATCGGCGCCGGCTTCGTACCCGGCGTGCTGAACACTGCGGTCTACGACGAGGTGATCCGCGTCAAGAACGACGATGCCTTCGCCGTCGCCCGCCGCATGGCCACCGAAGAAGGTCTGCTGGTCGGCATTTCGTCCGGCGCCGCGACCTGGGCCGCCCTCGAACTGGCCAAGCGCCCGGAAAACGCCGGCAAGCTGATCGTCGTCATCATTCCGTCCTTCGGCGAACGCTACCTGTCCACCGCCCTCTATCAGCACCTCGAAGTTTGA
- a CDS encoding YjfB family protein, with amino-acid sequence MDVSSIGSLSSALAQAKTGDAVSILVLKKAMDIQAQSALQLLEGLPLPAGNPSHLGNTVDIKA; translated from the coding sequence ATGGATGTTTCTTCAATCGGTAGTTTGAGCAGCGCCCTGGCGCAGGCCAAGACTGGTGATGCCGTCAGTATTCTGGTGTTGAAAAAAGCCATGGATATTCAGGCGCAGAGCGCCTTGCAACTGCTGGAGGGGTTGCCGCTACCGGCCGGCAATCCTTCCCATCTCGGCAACACGGTCGACATCAAGGCCTGA
- a CDS encoding DUF2905 domain-containing protein — translation MLKWILTLVIAIFLLGIVAPHLARFIRFGKLPGDMAFRFRGRTYSFPFASVIIFSLLLWLVSRLI, via the coding sequence ATGTTGAAGTGGATTCTGACGCTGGTGATCGCGATTTTCCTGCTGGGTATTGTCGCCCCGCATCTGGCGCGCTTTATCCGTTTCGGGAAACTGCCCGGTGACATGGCATTCCGCTTTCGCGGCCGGACCTACAGCTTTCCGTTCGCCTCGGTGATCATCTTCTCGCTGCTACTCTGGCTGGTTTCCCGCCTCATTTAA